Proteins from one Methanobrevibacter sp. genomic window:
- a CDS encoding flippase: MGEATGSSKVAKGSAIILIGNVIFRVGGYLYRFLMASLLGPAAYGILGLTTPFQGIFQVLSAAGLPPAIAKYVSEYNALDEEDLARQTVFTALKIMVFLGFFFGLVMVFVAAPIITNYYHKPEALLPLQAVGLITPFSVIVGAFRGAFQGVYKMEYILYTRAIEQIFMILFATALVILGLSTFGAVLGSVLGFAASAVSAVYIFKRYMGKYIPPANPDFKFTFKQEMGLAKRLLFFSIPVTITALAEMGIYSICTLLMGGFLAATAIGYFTAADPISRLPLIVSSSLATTILPAASEAYALKDQNLLEKYVNASYKYGMFFVIPMCVGIAIFAKEIMGLVYFTNSAYMNGAMSLAILVIGMTFYSIYTISGSIVQGIGNPRIPMYLLIFGCIITLGLGWYLIPTYGIEGGALATTIASFIMMIPMFLLQFRLTKTHAPYMFLAKVTIASLIMALPVFVLPNDSYGLIAGLIICPIIYMIAIVALKTLSHDDVAGFRRFTTKLGPLRKYANKLLDIIDKYSS; the protein is encoded by the coding sequence ATGGGCGAAGCGACTGGAAGTTCCAAAGTGGCTAAGGGAAGTGCAATAATCCTGATTGGTAATGTCATCTTCCGTGTGGGAGGATACCTTTACCGTTTCCTTATGGCATCACTTTTAGGACCTGCAGCATATGGTATACTTGGACTTACAACTCCATTTCAAGGAATCTTCCAGGTATTGTCTGCGGCAGGGCTTCCGCCTGCAATAGCTAAATACGTATCTGAGTACAATGCTCTCGATGAGGAGGACTTGGCTCGCCAGACCGTCTTTACAGCACTGAAGATAATGGTCTTTTTAGGATTCTTCTTTGGACTGGTCATGGTATTTGTAGCCGCACCTATCATTACAAACTATTATCACAAGCCTGAAGCGCTATTGCCTCTCCAGGCTGTAGGTCTCATCACTCCTTTCAGTGTAATTGTAGGAGCATTCAGAGGTGCCTTCCAAGGTGTATACAAAATGGAATACATCCTTTACACACGTGCAATCGAACAGATATTCATGATTCTCTTTGCAACTGCACTTGTAATTTTAGGATTGTCCACCTTTGGTGCAGTATTAGGTTCCGTTCTCGGTTTTGCGGCATCTGCAGTTTCTGCAGTATACATATTCAAAAGATATATGGGAAAGTACATACCTCCTGCAAATCCTGACTTCAAGTTCACATTCAAACAGGAAATGGGCCTTGCAAAAAGGTTGCTCTTCTTTTCAATCCCAGTGACAATCACCGCACTTGCTGAAATGGGTATCTACAGTATCTGCACCTTGCTTATGGGAGGATTTTTGGCTGCAACCGCAATCGGTTACTTCACAGCTGCAGACCCTATCTCAAGGCTTCCATTGATCGTCTCAAGCTCCCTTGCAACCACAATACTGCCTGCGGCATCTGAAGCATATGCCCTAAAGGACCAGAACCTTCTTGAAAAATATGTGAATGCATCCTATAAATACGGAATGTTCTTTGTAATCCCTATGTGTGTGGGAATAGCAATATTCGCAAAGGAAATCATGGGGCTTGTATACTTCACCAATTCTGCATACATGAACGGTGCAATGTCCCTTGCAATTCTTGTTATCGGCATGACATTCTATTCAATCTACACAATTTCCGGAAGCATTGTGCAGGGTATAGGAAACCCAAGAATTCCAATGTACCTTTTGATATTCGGATGTATCATCACCTTAGGCCTTGGATGGTATCTGATTCCTACCTACGGCATTGAAGGGGGAGCGCTTGCAACCACAATAGCTTCATTCATAATGATGATTCCAATGTTCCTGCTTCAATTCAGATTGACAAAGACCCATGCCCCTTACATGTTCCTCGCCAAAGTCACAATAGCTTCATTGATCATGGCATTGCCTGTATTTGTGCTTCCAAACGACAGCTATGGATTGATTGCAGGATTGATCATCTGTCCTATAATCTACATGATTGCAATAGTGGCACTTAAAACCTTGTCACATGATGATGTGGCAGGATTCAGAAGATTTACCACAAAATTAGGACCTTTAAGAAAATATGCAAACAAGCTATTGGATATCATCGATAAATACAGCTCTTAA
- a CDS encoding flavodoxin family protein, producing the protein MKIVGICGSPREGASEYLLKRALDELENEDSFETKFISVKDRNISPCTHCNDCERSKGKCSIADDMDEIYEALREADGIILASPIHFGSISAQLKAVIDRCQAMIMEDLDIFKNKVGISIVVGGDRSGGQELAIQQINTFYLLNKIIPVSGGSFGANLGACLWSQDDGADGVKEDEYGLKTLDMTISHFKEFLLEFKS; encoded by the coding sequence ATGAAAATTGTTGGAATTTGTGGAAGTCCACGGGAAGGAGCCAGCGAATATTTGCTGAAAAGGGCATTGGATGAATTGGAAAATGAAGATTCATTTGAAACAAAATTCATATCTGTAAAGGATAGGAACATCTCTCCATGCACTCATTGCAACGACTGCGAGAGAAGCAAAGGGAAATGTTCAATAGCTGATGACATGGATGAAATCTATGAAGCCCTAAGGGAAGCTGATGGAATCATACTTGCAAGTCCAATTCATTTTGGAAGCATCTCCGCACAACTAAAGGCCGTAATCGACAGATGCCAGGCCATGATCATGGAAGATTTGGATATCTTCAAGAACAAGGTAGGGATTTCAATAGTCGTTGGAGGAGACAGGTCCGGCGGTCAGGAATTGGCCATTCAGCAAATCAATACATTCTACCTATTGAATAAAATCATACCGGTGAGCGGAGGATCCTTTGGTGCCAACTTAGGTGCATGCCTTTGGTCACAGGACGATGGTGCAGATGGAGTCAAGGAAGATGAGTATGGCCTTAAGACATTGGATATGACCATAAGTCACTTTAAGGAGTTCCTATTGGAATTCAAATCATGA